One Turneriella parva DSM 21527 genomic region harbors:
- a CDS encoding SDR family NAD(P)-dependent oxidoreductase — protein sequence MKNFQGRVAVITGAGSGIGRALALNLAEKGCKLALSDIRLESVQETAKLCERFTRDVIADALDVADKNAMMAYPEKVVAKFGGVHIVINNAGVAVSATVEETSIEDYEWLMGINWWGVLYGTKFFLPYLQKADEAHIVNISSVFGIIGVPTQSAYNAAKFAVRGFTESLRQELADTHIGVSCVHPGGIKTNIAAYARYKTGPNGDTSHATAAEKFAKLARTTPEEAAATIVKGIEKKSPRVLIGADAVAIDVMARSMPESYTTVLGQLLKLG from the coding sequence ATGAAGAACTTTCAAGGCCGTGTGGCCGTCATCACCGGTGCGGGGTCGGGTATTGGCCGCGCACTCGCGCTCAACCTCGCTGAAAAAGGCTGCAAGCTTGCGCTCAGCGATATTCGCCTCGAGAGTGTGCAAGAAACGGCCAAACTTTGCGAGCGTTTCACGCGCGATGTCATTGCCGACGCGCTCGATGTCGCCGATAAAAATGCGATGATGGCTTACCCCGAAAAGGTGGTGGCAAAATTCGGCGGAGTTCATATCGTCATCAATAATGCCGGCGTTGCGGTATCGGCTACCGTCGAAGAAACGAGCATCGAAGACTACGAGTGGCTCATGGGCATCAACTGGTGGGGAGTTCTCTACGGGACCAAATTTTTTCTGCCTTACCTGCAAAAGGCCGACGAAGCACACATCGTGAATATCTCGAGTGTGTTCGGCATCATTGGCGTGCCCACGCAGTCGGCATACAATGCGGCGAAATTTGCCGTGCGGGGCTTTACTGAATCACTCAGGCAAGAGTTGGCTGACACCCACATCGGCGTGAGCTGCGTGCACCCTGGCGGCATCAAAACGAACATCGCGGCGTACGCGCGTTACAAGACCGGCCCCAACGGCGATACAAGCCATGCGACTGCCGCCGAAAAATTCGCCAAACTCGCGCGCACCACGCCCGAAGAAGCTGCTGCAACGATCGTGAAGGGTATTGAGAAAAAATCACCGCGCGTGCTGATCGGCGCCGACGCGGTGGCGATCGACGTTATGGCACGCTCGATGCCTGAAAGTTATACGACAGTTCTTGGTCAGCTTCTTAAGCTCGGCTGA
- a CDS encoding 2-hydroxymuconate tautomerase produces the protein MPYVNIQITKGATREQRSELVKDVTASLVRILGKKPEHTHIVIQEIEEDHWGFAGMLTEDYKKRNP, from the coding sequence ATGCCATACGTCAATATACAGATAACCAAGGGTGCCACGCGCGAACAGCGCTCTGAGCTCGTGAAAGATGTCACCGCCTCACTCGTGAGAATTCTGGGCAAGAAGCCCGAACACACGCATATCGTCATTCAAGAGATCGAAGAAGACCATTGGGGCTTCGCCGGTATGCTCACCGAAGATTACAAGAAACGCAATCCGTAA
- a CDS encoding flavin monoamine oxidase family protein — protein sequence MKGNKLSRRSGARSVDVVVIGAGFAGLTAARALEAQGLKVQVIEARDRVGGRSRPGKLFGRTIDTGGQWVGVGHERLTRLVHEAGAELVPQYSVGKKLVQINNKTRYYSGLIPPVSVRALIEMQFALWRLTALQRKIDPKVPWQSTLANLDTQTVADWQRRWLRSDGAQALFDIGVRAIFCAKPGQLSMLHFLTYLRANGSFNYLASAEGGAQAATVKGGMHQLSVHLAKKLQQKILFGAPVQKITQSSKGVVVTHSRGNIQAKRVVLAVAPALARKIEGDAMTTARRRLGERMPMGSVIKCLIAYKRPFWREQGFTGEFVSNTAGFSPMFDASPADGSCGILVGFFDGPTAVRWSSDADGRRREVIRSVVAAFGAEGENPVDYVDHDWITDPFSEGCYVGLPAPGALTELGASLRAPHGRVHYAGTETASEWIGYIEGAIESGERAAIEVCAAL from the coding sequence GTGAAGGGCAATAAGTTATCACGACGATCGGGCGCGCGCAGTGTCGATGTCGTCGTCATCGGCGCGGGTTTTGCGGGCCTCACTGCCGCGCGCGCACTCGAGGCACAGGGTCTTAAGGTTCAGGTCATCGAAGCGCGCGATCGGGTTGGGGGTAGATCGCGGCCGGGAAAACTCTTCGGCCGTACGATAGATACCGGTGGGCAGTGGGTCGGTGTCGGCCACGAGCGCCTGACGCGGCTTGTGCACGAAGCGGGCGCTGAGCTGGTGCCACAGTATTCCGTAGGGAAAAAACTCGTGCAGATCAACAATAAAACCCGCTATTACTCGGGACTCATACCGCCCGTGTCTGTACGGGCGCTCATAGAAATGCAGTTCGCGCTGTGGCGGCTTACCGCACTGCAGAGAAAAATAGACCCGAAAGTGCCCTGGCAGTCAACTCTGGCAAATCTCGATACCCAAACCGTTGCTGACTGGCAACGGCGGTGGCTCAGATCAGACGGGGCGCAGGCGCTCTTTGACATTGGCGTGCGCGCAATCTTCTGCGCGAAGCCGGGACAGTTGTCGATGCTGCATTTTCTCACTTATCTCAGGGCAAACGGCTCTTTCAATTACCTTGCGTCTGCCGAAGGCGGCGCACAGGCTGCCACAGTCAAAGGCGGCATGCACCAGCTGAGTGTGCATCTCGCGAAAAAACTGCAGCAGAAAATTCTGTTTGGTGCGCCGGTGCAGAAGATTACGCAATCCTCAAAAGGTGTTGTTGTCACCCACTCACGAGGCAATATTCAGGCAAAGCGCGTCGTGCTCGCAGTCGCGCCGGCGCTCGCGCGCAAGATCGAAGGCGATGCGATGACGACAGCGCGCCGGCGTCTCGGTGAGCGTATGCCGATGGGTTCGGTGATCAAGTGCCTCATTGCATATAAGCGCCCGTTCTGGCGCGAGCAGGGTTTCACTGGAGAATTTGTCAGCAACACCGCAGGCTTCTCGCCGATGTTCGACGCGTCACCCGCCGACGGTTCGTGCGGTATTCTGGTCGGTTTTTTTGATGGCCCGACGGCCGTGAGGTGGAGCTCAGACGCAGACGGCAGGCGGCGCGAGGTAATTCGGTCGGTCGTCGCCGCGTTTGGTGCTGAGGGCGAAAACCCTGTCGACTACGTCGACCACGACTGGATCACCGACCCTTTCAGCGAAGGCTGTTATGTCGGCTTGCCCGCACCCGGCGCGCTTACCGAACTCGGTGCTTCGCTGAGAGCGCCGCATGGCCGCGTGCACTACGCCGGCACCGAAACCGCGAGCGAATGGATAGGCTATATCGAAGGCGCGATTGAATCGGGTGAGCGAGCGGCTATAGAGGTTTGCGCGGCGCTTTAG
- a CDS encoding TIGR02450 family Trp-rich protein: protein MGKPAKQAKVPFSKIIGSKWTAANPTNGEKHFLVTRIADHKRRELKLECVVTRRSFILPLSELTNAANYTSGWH, encoded by the coding sequence ATGGGCAAACCGGCGAAGCAAGCGAAAGTACCGTTCAGCAAAATTATCGGTTCAAAATGGACGGCGGCCAACCCAACCAATGGCGAGAAACATTTTCTTGTAACCCGCATCGCCGATCACAAGCGCCGCGAACTCAAGCTTGAATGCGTTGTCACGAGGCGCAGCTTCATTCTGCCGTTGTCAGAACTGACCAACGCAGCGAATTACACTTCGGGTTGGCATTAG
- a CDS encoding type II toxin-antitoxin system VapC family toxin produces MTYLLDTRALIWFLTEPKKISGKTMKRLLMPETSVYFSSISFWEISLKFSIGKLNLKGGGPDSLLEAAKEQGFKFITVSEQDALGFANVPRHIHSDPFDRMLIWQAVSRGLTLVSAEAQLSEYQALGLKWVW; encoded by the coding sequence GTGACTTACCTACTCGATACGCGTGCATTGATCTGGTTCTTGACGGAGCCGAAAAAAATTTCTGGCAAGACCATGAAAAGGCTTCTCATGCCAGAAACCTCGGTTTATTTTTCGAGCATCAGTTTCTGGGAAATTTCACTCAAGTTTTCAATTGGAAAGCTGAATTTGAAAGGCGGCGGACCAGATAGTCTGCTTGAGGCAGCCAAAGAACAAGGGTTCAAATTTATTACAGTCAGCGAGCAAGACGCGCTGGGGTTTGCCAACGTACCGCGGCATATCCATTCTGATCCGTTTGACCGCATGCTGATATGGCAGGCGGTTTCACGCGGCCTGACTTTGGTGAGCGCAGAAGCGCAACTGAGCGAGTACCAGGCGCTGGGGCTGAAGTGGGTTTGGTGA
- a CDS encoding type II toxin-antitoxin system Phd/YefM family antitoxin, with protein MQDALMVADFKARFSDVLAKVRNGEEVVLEYGRRHEKIAVLVPYEKYRRLTAGKTKRQAGTLAGKVEVFFGKDFKMTDQEFLDS; from the coding sequence ATGCAAGATGCGCTGATGGTTGCCGATTTCAAGGCACGATTCTCCGATGTTCTGGCGAAGGTTCGCAACGGTGAAGAGGTCGTGCTCGAGTACGGGCGGCGCCACGAGAAAATTGCCGTGTTGGTGCCGTACGAAAAATACCGGCGCCTGACCGCGGGAAAAACGAAACGGCAGGCTGGCACCCTGGCAGGCAAAGTAGAAGTCTTCTTTGGAAAAGACTTCAAAATGACCGATCAAGAATTTCTGGACTCGTGA
- a CDS encoding class I SAM-dependent rRNA methyltransferase — protein MLKIKLTRNLRRSILRGHPWVYKEAIAQPPKVESAQLVSVLDLKGEELGWAMYDPHGPLSLRMVSLEKKPPNAAFFEQQLLRAAQLRRDLNLTDTTAYRLINGEGDLLPGLVCDIYGSTSLTTSGSTAVVQFDGRGPSEFYNKDQIAGWISKATGVKSVVEKFRRNTEGGLSLLAGSPTASVIEVTENGVKFKVDIEHGQKTGFFLDQRDNRQYVRAISRGKSVLNLFSYTGGFSVYAGLGGATRVASLDVAEGAVRSAEANWALNGLPPGQHEGLAVDVFDYLTNATEKWDHVIVDPPSMGHSEEQKERAVKKYTDLFAASVKLVKTGGQLSLCSCSSHISFEDFFEIIREAMSQARRRGQILRVSGQGPDHPFLHSSHEQRYLKFVHLVLV, from the coding sequence ATGCTCAAGATTAAACTCACCCGCAACCTGCGCCGCTCGATTCTGCGCGGTCACCCTTGGGTCTATAAAGAGGCGATCGCACAACCACCCAAGGTTGAATCGGCACAGCTGGTGTCGGTGCTCGATCTAAAAGGCGAAGAGCTCGGTTGGGCGATGTACGATCCACATGGGCCGCTGTCGCTGCGCATGGTCAGCCTCGAGAAGAAGCCACCCAATGCCGCGTTCTTTGAGCAGCAGCTGCTGCGCGCTGCACAGCTGCGCCGCGATTTGAATCTAACCGACACTACAGCCTACCGCCTCATTAACGGCGAAGGCGATTTGTTGCCGGGACTTGTTTGCGACATCTATGGTTCGACTTCGCTCACCACAAGTGGTTCGACCGCCGTCGTGCAGTTCGATGGCCGCGGCCCGTCAGAATTCTACAACAAAGATCAAATCGCAGGCTGGATATCGAAAGCCACGGGAGTCAAGTCCGTGGTCGAAAAATTTCGCCGCAATACTGAAGGTGGTCTGAGTCTCTTGGCCGGCAGCCCAACGGCATCTGTCATCGAGGTGACCGAGAACGGCGTGAAGTTCAAAGTCGACATCGAGCACGGGCAGAAGACCGGCTTCTTTCTCGACCAGCGCGACAACCGGCAGTATGTGCGTGCCATCAGCCGCGGTAAGTCGGTACTGAATCTTTTCAGCTATACGGGCGGCTTCTCGGTTTACGCCGGGCTCGGCGGCGCGACACGCGTGGCGAGCCTCGACGTCGCCGAAGGCGCCGTGCGCTCTGCCGAGGCTAACTGGGCGCTGAACGGCCTGCCACCGGGGCAGCACGAAGGGCTCGCCGTCGACGTTTTCGATTACCTCACCAATGCCACCGAAAAATGGGACCATGTGATCGTCGACCCGCCTTCTATGGGCCACAGCGAAGAGCAGAAAGAACGGGCTGTGAAGAAATACACAGACCTCTTCGCCGCGTCGGTAAAGCTCGTCAAAACCGGCGGCCAGCTGTCGCTCTGCTCGTGCTCGAGCCATATCTCATTCGAAGACTTTTTCGAAATTATCCGCGAGGCAATGTCGCAGGCGCGGCGCCGTGGGCAGATTCTGCGCGTCTCAGGCCAGGGGCCCGATCACCCGTTTCTGCACAGCTCACACGAGCAGCGGTATCTGAAGTTTGTACATTTGGTTTTGGTTTGA
- a CDS encoding cryptochrome/photolyase family protein — translation MAGALRLILGDQLSHEIASLADIDAQLDVVLICEVMAEATYVRHHPKKIAFLFAAMRHFAAELQAKGFTVRYVKLTDAANTGSIDGEVRRALAEQLLTRLVATEPGEYRLREVMRSWQTIDGVDFEMREDVRFLASHADFERWAEGKKQLRMEFFYREMRRRYNILMDKDGLPEGGAFNFDRENRKPPPRGLASPRRISHKKSQITREVLELVRQKFSGHFGRLEPFHFAVTRDEALLELQHFIAMLLPHFGDYQDAMVTGEAYLYHSLLSCYLNAGLLQPLEICRAAERAYRSGAVPLASAEGFIRQILGWREYVRGIYWHAMPDYAKLNFFNAKRPLPEFYWSGETEMFCIAEAVRHTHEHAYSHHIQRLMITGNFALLAGLDVEAVCEWYLAVYADAFEWVELPNTLGMALFADGGIMASKPYAASGKYISRMSNFCRHCRFDSKETTTENACPFNALYWDFLARNERLLRKNHRLVYTYATWDKMAQDAKELIRKKAAQFLGDGMV, via the coding sequence ATGGCCGGTGCACTTCGCCTCATCTTGGGCGATCAACTTTCACACGAGATCGCATCGCTCGCTGATATCGACGCGCAGCTCGATGTGGTGCTGATCTGCGAGGTGATGGCTGAGGCGACTTATGTGCGCCACCATCCGAAGAAGATTGCATTTTTGTTCGCGGCGATGCGGCATTTCGCAGCAGAGCTTCAGGCGAAAGGGTTCACGGTACGCTATGTGAAGCTCACCGACGCGGCAAATACCGGTTCGATCGACGGTGAAGTCAGGCGCGCGCTGGCAGAGCAATTGCTCACTCGCCTAGTTGCAACTGAACCCGGCGAATATCGCCTGCGCGAAGTGATGCGCAGCTGGCAGACGATCGACGGTGTGGATTTCGAAATGCGCGAAGACGTTCGCTTTCTTGCATCACACGCCGATTTTGAACGCTGGGCTGAAGGCAAGAAGCAGCTGCGCATGGAATTTTTTTACCGTGAAATGCGCCGCCGTTACAATATCTTGATGGACAAAGACGGTTTGCCCGAAGGCGGCGCGTTTAATTTCGATCGGGAAAACCGCAAGCCACCGCCGAGGGGCCTGGCATCGCCACGGCGCATTAGCCACAAGAAGTCGCAGATTACCCGCGAGGTGCTCGAACTCGTGCGGCAGAAGTTCTCTGGGCACTTTGGAAGGCTTGAGCCATTTCATTTTGCGGTGACACGTGACGAAGCGCTGCTTGAATTACAGCACTTCATCGCAATGCTCTTACCCCATTTCGGCGATTATCAGGATGCCATGGTTACGGGCGAAGCTTATCTCTACCATTCGCTGCTATCCTGTTATCTCAACGCGGGACTCTTGCAGCCGCTCGAAATCTGCCGCGCAGCTGAAAGAGCATACCGGTCGGGTGCTGTGCCGCTTGCGTCGGCAGAAGGTTTCATTCGGCAGATTCTCGGTTGGCGCGAATACGTGCGCGGTATCTATTGGCATGCGATGCCCGACTATGCAAAGCTGAATTTTTTTAACGCCAAAAGGCCCCTGCCAGAATTCTACTGGTCGGGCGAAACCGAGATGTTCTGCATCGCCGAAGCGGTGAGACACACCCACGAACACGCGTATTCGCACCATATTCAGCGGTTGATGATCACGGGCAACTTCGCTTTGCTCGCAGGCCTCGACGTCGAGGCAGTGTGCGAGTGGTATCTCGCAGTCTATGCCGATGCATTCGAATGGGTAGAGCTGCCAAATACTCTGGGCATGGCTCTTTTCGCCGACGGCGGCATCATGGCCTCGAAGCCTTATGCTGCGAGCGGCAAATATATTTCACGCATGAGCAATTTCTGCCGGCATTGCCGGTTCGACTCGAAAGAGACTACAACCGAGAATGCCTGCCCGTTCAATGCTCTCTACTGGGATTTTCTGGCCAGAAACGAGCGCTTGCTCCGTAAAAACCATAGACTCGTCTATACATACGCAACCTGGGACAAAATGGCTCAAGATGCGAAAGAGCTCATTCGCAAGAAAGCGGCGCAGTTTCTGGGTGATGGCATGGTTTAG